A single region of the Lotus japonicus ecotype B-129 chromosome 4, LjGifu_v1.2 genome encodes:
- the LOC130712709 gene encoding uncharacterized protein LOC130712709 — protein MQRGEARKRKIQCTRHPRRTKALRYKFLIRRKRKHVPDSDSEPDVRQDVPNISTTARKRMKGKRIPVNVPNAPVDNVSFHFPDSAQRWKYVVQRRLAIERELHEDALELKEIIEVVSAASLMKTIKDLGRCFDKLVREFIVNIPADCDDASSAEYRKKPCCCGLGEPDLNRVATTLTGKLVRKWPKKGLLPSGRLTAKYAILYKTGTANWMATNHLSGVTPPLARMLYLVGTGGEFDFGKLVFEQTLKHAGSYTVKLPILFPCLLSEIIAHQQPTIVRADESQGKKPLPLKFDYRLFAGTHVPDIVLSAAKGTASASGTKAVSESLGDTVQACKVRKLNVDQLIKAMSDVATVAAGKESEEEEAEAVAGEEADAETEEDLLATVQLCVLYKQHLVVCDS, from the exons ATGCAGAGAGGAGAAGCAAGAAAAAGGAAGATCCAATGCACAAGACACCCAAGACGTACAAAAGCTCTCAGGTACAAATTCctgataagaagaaaaagaaagcatgtacctgattctgattctgagccTGATGTCAGACAAGATGTTCCTAACATATCAACCACAGCCAGAAAAAGAATGAAAGGTAAGAGGATTCCTGTTAATGTTCCTAATGCTCCTGTGGACAATGTGTCCTTTCATTTTCCAGACTCTGCTCAGAGATGGAAATATGTGGTTCAAAGGAGGCTGGCTATTGAAAGGGAACTGCATGAAGATGCCTTGGAACTCAAGGAAATCATAGAGGTTGTCTCTGCTGCTAGTTTGATGAAGACTATCAAGGATCTTGGCAGATGTTTTGACAAGCTTGTTAGGGAGTTCATTGTGAACATCCctgctgattgtgatgatgcTTCCAGTGCTGAGTACAGGAAG AAGCCCTGTTGTTGTGGCTTAGGGGAGCCTGATTTGAATAGGGTTGCTACAACCCTTACTGGGAAGTTGGTCAGGAAGTGGCCTAAGAAGGGATTGCTTCCATCTGGGAGGCTTACTGCCAAATATGCTATTCTCTACAAGACTGGTACTGCAAATTGGATGGCCACCAATCACTTGTCTGGTGTGACTCCACCTCTGGCCAGAATGCTCTATTTGGTTGGAACTGGAGGTGAGTTTGATTTTGGAAAGCTGGTTTTTGAGCAGACTCTCAAGCATGCTGGATCATATACAGTGAAGCTGCCTATTCTGTTTCCTTGTCTTCTCTCAGAGATCATTGCACATCAACAACCTACTATTGTGAGGGCTGATGAGTCTCAAGGTAAGAAGCCCTTGCCTCTCAAGTTTGACTACCGGTTGTTTGCTGGGACACATGTTCCAGACATTGTGCTCTCTGCAGCAAAGGGAACTGCCAGTGCCAGTGGCACTAAG GCGGTCTCCGAGTCTCTTGGTGACACTGTTCAGGCTTGCAAGGTCAGAAAACTCAATGTTGATCAACTCATCAAGGCTATGTCAGATGTTGCAACTGTTGCTGCTGGGAAAGAaagtgaagaagaggaagccGAAGCTGTTGCTGGTGAAGAAGCAGATGCTGAGACTGAGGAGGAt CTTCTTGCTACTGTGCAGTTGTGTGTTCTATACAAACAACATCTTGTTGTTTGTGATAGTTGA